In the Syntrophales bacterium genome, one interval contains:
- a CDS encoding MTH1187 family thiamine-binding protein, which yields MSALIDLAIFPLDKGGSVSPYVSRAVRVIRDSGLSYKLGPMSTSIEGEWDEVMAVVNRCFHELAKDCDRVYLTIKADYRKGAAGRITSKVKSVKEKL from the coding sequence ATGAGTGCACTTATTGATCTGGCGATTTTCCCTTTAGACAAGGGTGGCAGTGTAAGCCCGTATGTGTCCAGGGCGGTGAGAGTTATCAGGGACAGCGGTCTATCGTATAAGCTTGGGCCCATGAGCACGAGCATAGAGGGGGAGTGGGATGAAGTCATGGCCGTGGTGAACCGCTGCTTTCACGAACTTGCGAAAGACTGCGACCGGGTGTATTTGACCATTAAGGCTGACTACAGGAAAGGAGCTGCCGGGCGCATCACAAGTAAGGTAAAGTCTGTGAAAGAAAAGTTGTAG
- a CDS encoding HigA family addiction module antitoxin: MKNKKLSPIHPGEILMEEFLEPMGISQYRLAKDISVPPRRINEIVHGKRSITADTALRLGRFFGMSPQFWLNLQTRYDLEVTEDLLDDRLDEEVHALKVQSA; the protein is encoded by the coding sequence ATGAAAAATAAAAAACTTTCTCCCATCCATCCAGGCGAGATTCTTATGGAAGAATTTTTAGAGCCAATGGGAATCAGTCAGTACCGGCTTGCCAAAGATATAAGTGTACCTCCCAGGCGCATTAACGAAATTGTCCATGGGAAACGATCGATTACTGCAGATACAGCGTTGCGTTTGGGACGGTTTTTTGGCATGTCGCCTCAGTTTTGGCTGAACCTCCAGACTCGATATGATCTTGAAGTGACTGAGGATTTACTTGATGACCGGTTAGATGAGGAGGTACATGCTCTTAAAGTACAATCAGCTTGA